A stretch of DNA from Bacillus sp. NP157:
GTCGGCGATCTCACGCGCGCCAGTGACGTTGTGGTCGTCCTTCTCCGGCAACACCGTGCCGAGCACGGACGCGCCCGTGCGCATCACGTCCATCGGATGGGTCGCGGCGGGCAGCAGTTCCAGCGCGCTCTTCACCGGGGCCGGCAAGCCGCGCAGGCGCTTCAGGTGCGCACGATAGGCATTCAGCTCCATCCAGTTCGGCAGCACGCCGTGCACGAGCAGGTAGGCGACTTCCTCGAACGAGCCCTTCGCGGCCAGGTCGTGGATGTCGTAACCGCGGTAATGCAGGTCGTTGCCGCTGCGGCCGACCGTGCACAGCGCGGTGTTGCCGGCGGTCACGCCCGACAGGGCGACCGACTTCTTGGGCTTCGGACCGGTGGTGGTCGTGGTTGCGGTGTCGCTCATGCGTGACTCTCCTTAACCCTTCTGCGAGAACAATGCGTCGAGGCGACGCTCGTATTCGTGGTAGCCGATGCGGTCGTAAAGCTCTTCGCGCGTCTGCATCGTGTCGATGACGTTGCGCTGGTGGCCATCGCGACGGACGGCGGTGTAGACGTTCTCCGCGGCCTTGTTCATGGCGCGGAACGCGGAAAGCGGATACAGCACGATGCCCACGCCGACGCTGCCGAGTTCCTCGACGCTGAACAGCGGGGTCTGGCCGAACTCGGTGATGTTGGCCAGCACCGGCACGTCCAGCGCATCGGTGAAGCGCTTGTAGGTGGGCAGGTCGTAGGCGGCCTCGGCGAAGATCGCATCGGCACCGGCTTCCGCGCAGGCGATGGCGCGTTCGATCGCGGCGTCCACGCCATCCACGGCGATGGCATCGGTGCGCGCGATCAGGAAGAAGTCCGGATCGGTCTTCGCATCGGCGGCAGCCTTCACGCGGTCGGCCATCTCACCCGCGGTGACGATTTCCTTGCCCGGGCGGTGGCCGCAGCGCTTCGCGCCGACCTGGTCTTCGATATGGCAGGCCGCGGCGCCAAACTTGATCAGGCTCTTCACGGTACGTGCGATGTTGAACGCGCTGGGACCGAAGCCGGTGTCGATATCGACCATCAGCGGCACGTCGCAGACGTCGGTGATGCGGCGAACGTCGGTCAGCACGTCGTCCAGGGTGTTGATGCCCAGGTCCGGGAGGCCAAGCGAGCCGGCGGCGACGCCACCGCCCGAGAGGTAGATGGCGCGGAAGCCGGCGCGCTTCGCCAGCAGGGCGTGGTTGGCATTGATGGCGCCGATGACCTGCAGGGGCTGTTCGGCTGCGAGGGCGGCGCGGAAGCGGCTACCGGCCGAGGGGGGCAATGCCATGGAAACTCTCCGCGTAAAGACCGCCATTTTAGCGCGAAGGGTTTTTAAAGGATTGTTGCGGTGCAGTGGCGCGCCTACGGCCGCTGGCCGCACTGGGGCCCCCGGGCAATGGCCTCGCGGATCGCCTCCAGCGAGCCGGGGTCGTCCAGGGTCGACAGATCGCCCGGGTCGGTGCCCTGCATCAGCGCCTGGATCGAACGCCGGAGCAGCTTGCCCGAGCGGGTCTTCGGCAAGGCCGCCACCACGTAGACGCAGGCCGGTCGTGCGACGGCGCCCAACAGTTCCACCACCCGCCGCTGCATGGCCTGGGCCACGTCGTCGGGGTGATCGGTGACGCCCTGCTTTAGCGTTGCGAACACCGCGGGCACCTGCCCCTTCAGCTCCTCGGCGACGCCGACCACCGCCACCTCGGCGATGGCGCCCAGGGTCGCGACCGATTCTTCGATCTCCCGCGTGCCCAGCCGGTGGCCGGCCACGTTGATCACGTCGTCGGTGCGGCCGAGGATGAAGGTGTAGCCGTCGGCGTCGCGCACGGCCCAGTCCAGCGAGCTGTAAAGCAGCTCCCTGAAGTGACCGAAGTAGCTGCGCCGGTACCGTTCGTCGTCGCCCCAGATGGTGGTCAGGCAACCCGGCGGCAGTGGCGGCTCGATCACCAGCACGCCCTTCTCGCCTGGCGGCTTGTCCTCGCCGGTCGCCTCGTCGATCACGCGCATGCGATAACCGAAGGTCGGGAAGCCAGGTGAGCCGGGCTTGACCGGCTTAAGGTCCAGGCCCGGCATCAGCGAGATCGCCGGCCAACCCGTCTCCGTCTGCCAGTAGTTGTCGATCACCGTCTTGCCGGTGCCTTGCGACAACCACTCGTAGGTCGGCTGGTCCAGCGGCTCGCCGGCGAGGAAGATCCATTGCAACGCCGACAGGTCGTACTTGCGCAGCCACGTCGCGTCCTGCTTCTTCAGCACGCGGATGCCGGTGGGCGAGGAAAACATCGTGCGCACGCCGTACTGCTCGCACAGCTTCCACCAGATGCCGGGATCGGGTTGCGTCGGCAGGCCTTCGTAGAGGATCGCGGTGCAGCCGCCGATCAAGGGCCCGTAGACGTTATACGAGTGGCCGACGGCCCAGCCGACGTCGGACGTGCACAGGATGGCCTGCCCGGGTTGCAGGTCGAAGATGCTGGTCATCGATAGCGCGAGCGCGACGGCATAGCCACCGACATCGCGCTGGATGCCTTTCGGCTTGCCCGTCGTGCCCGACGTGTAAAGCAGGTAACTCGGCTCGTTGGATTCCAGCCAGGTGATGGGCACGTCGGCGTCGAGGTGTTGCTCGCGCAACGTCGCGTAGTCCACGTCGCGGCTCGCCACGCGCTGCATGGCCTTGTCCAGGCCGCGGTCCACCACCAGCACGTGCGCGGGCGGCGCCTTCGCCTCGCGCAGCGCGGCATCGACGAGCGGCTTGTACGGGATCACCTTGCCTCCGCGCATGCCGGCGTCGGCGCAGACCAGCAACTTCGGTTGTGCGTCGTCGATGCGCAGGGCCAGGTTGTGCGCTGCGAACCCGCCGAAGACCACCGAATGGATCGCACCGATGCGAGCGCAGGCGAGCATCGCGAACACGGCCTCGGCGATGTTTGGCAGGTAGATCACGACGCGGTCGCCCTTGCCGACGCCGAGCGACACCAACACGGCGGCGAAGGCGTTCACTTCGCGATGCAACTCGCGATAGGTGATCTCGCGGGTCTCGCCGGTTTCCGTGGAGACGGCGACGATCGCCAGCTGCCCGGGACGCGTGGCGAGGTGGCGGTCGACGGCGTTGTGGCAGAGGTTGGTCGTGCCGCCGACGAACCAACGGCGGAACGGCGGGTTCGACGCATCGAGGACGCGCTGCGGCGGCACCTGCCAGTCGATCAGCCGTGCCTGGTCGGCCCAGAAAGCCTCGGGGTCGTCGACGGAGCGCCGCCAGCTGTCTTCGTAGGGCATGCGGGGCCCCTATTTCTTGCCCTGGCCGGGGCGGGCGATGTCGTACATCTGCCAGGCGATCTTCTTCAGCAGGGCCATGCGGTCCTCGCCTTCGGTGTAGAGGTCGAAGTGGGTGCGGCCGGGGAGGAACTCGATGTCGCTTTTTGCCTGCAAGCCATCGAGGGTTTCTTTGAGCAATTTCGCAGAACCGTCGAGGTAGAAAGTGTCCGCGGTGCCGACGATCAGGTGGATCTTGCCGTCGAGGTCGGGCTTCAGTTCGGGCCAGTGCGTGCGCAGGCGTTGGGCGATGTCGTAGTGGTCGCGCCAGTAGGCGACGACGTTGGCATCGACGGCGCCGGTGTCGCGGTTGAACATCGGCTGCGGCCTGCCGTCTTCGCCACGCGGCGAGAACACCCATTCGAACGAGGCGAGCTGGCCACCGTAAGCGCCCAGCACGCGCTCGAGGCGGGCGAAGGTCTCGAAGGTGGCGATCACTTCGCCCTTGTCGCGGACCAGCGGGATGGCGCTGCCGTCGGCGTGTTTGAACGCATTGGCGTTCGGCGCGTAGAGGTCGATGCCGGTGAAGTCATGGAAGTCACTCGGGTCGGGCGAGGTCGACCAGGTGCCGCCGAACACCGCGGGATAGCGTGTCTGCAGCCACAGCGTGGCCCAGCCGCCGGACGAATGGCCATTGAGGAACCGGCCCGAGGTCTTGCCGTCCATCCGGTAGCGCGTCTCCAGCCACGGGATGAACTCGGACGTGAGCGCCTGGCCCCAAGGACCGTTGTTCACCGAGTCGGCGAACTCGTGCGTGCCGGTCGGGCCGGACTCGTCGAGCAGCACCCAGATCATCGGCGGCATGTCTTTCTTCGCCATCGCATCCCACACCGTGGCGATGGTGCCGGCGAACCGGTCGAGCCCGCCGCCGAAACCGTGGGTCAGGTAAACCACCGGATAGCGCGCCTTGCCGGCTTCATATCCCGGCGGCGTCAGCACCCAGGCGCGGACGGACAGCGGCCGCCCGGCGAAGGCCGTGAGCGCGTTGCTCTGCAGGGTTTCCAGGTGGGCATGCTTGCGCGCCTCGGGGATCGCGTCGCGCACGGCCTGCGGGGTGGATGGCGAGGTTTGCCACATATCCCGTTCGGGCACGCCCTTGCTGAGCTTGAGGGTGGGAATGCCGCCGCCGGCGGTGAGCTTGACCGGGGTGACCTCGCTGATGAGGTCGCCGGCGCGACGGCCGCCGTAGTTGTAGTCGTGGCCGACGTCGAGCACGGCCTGGAACAGGTAATCGCCGGGCGGCAGGCTGGAAAACCCGGCCGGAAACGCCTCGCCGTCGGCATCGATGTCCACGGTCTGCCCGGGTGCGATCCACGACACCTCGCGGCCGGCGACCGAGACCGCCTTGGGCTGGAACGGATTGGTGTCGACCTCGGTGACCTTGCCGTCCTTCGCCGCCGCCTTCGCCTTGTCCGCCGGTGCGGCGAAGATCAGCAGGCGACCGGAGGCGGGCTTGTCCGATGCGCCATCCAGGCTCACCCGCACGATCCGATGTGCCACCGGCGCGCCGTCGGCCAGGGCGGCGCCAGCGGCGACGAGAAGGGCAAGCGCGAGGGTCGCGCGGACGGGCGTGTGCTTCATCGGGACTTCCCCAGGTCGGCCGCGGCGCGGCATGCACGGTCGATCCTGCCATGCACCCATGGCGCAAGGAAATGCCGGAAGGCACGCGGCTTTGGTCTACCCGGCCCGGCCCGGCCGGCGTGGCAACATAGGCAGCCATGCCCATCGATGAGGAGTCGCCGCGCC
This window harbors:
- the prpE gene encoding propionate--CoA ligase; the protein is MPYEDSWRRSVDDPEAFWADQARLIDWQVPPQRVLDASNPPFRRWFVGGTTNLCHNAVDRHLATRPGQLAIVAVSTETGETREITYRELHREVNAFAAVLVSLGVGKGDRVVIYLPNIAEAVFAMLACARIGAIHSVVFGGFAAHNLALRIDDAQPKLLVCADAGMRGGKVIPYKPLVDAALREAKAPPAHVLVVDRGLDKAMQRVASRDVDYATLREQHLDADVPITWLESNEPSYLLYTSGTTGKPKGIQRDVGGYAVALALSMTSIFDLQPGQAILCTSDVGWAVGHSYNVYGPLIGGCTAILYEGLPTQPDPGIWWKLCEQYGVRTMFSSPTGIRVLKKQDATWLRKYDLSALQWIFLAGEPLDQPTYEWLSQGTGKTVIDNYWQTETGWPAISLMPGLDLKPVKPGSPGFPTFGYRMRVIDEATGEDKPPGEKGVLVIEPPLPPGCLTTIWGDDERYRRSYFGHFRELLYSSLDWAVRDADGYTFILGRTDDVINVAGHRLGTREIEESVATLGAIAEVAVVGVAEELKGQVPAVFATLKQGVTDHPDDVAQAMQRRVVELLGAVARPACVYVVAALPKTRSGKLLRRSIQALMQGTDPGDLSTLDDPGSLEAIREAIARGPQCGQRP
- the prpB gene encoding methylisocitrate lyase; this translates as MALPPSAGSRFRAALAAEQPLQVIGAINANHALLAKRAGFRAIYLSGGGVAAGSLGLPDLGINTLDDVLTDVRRITDVCDVPLMVDIDTGFGPSAFNIARTVKSLIKFGAAACHIEDQVGAKRCGHRPGKEIVTAGEMADRVKAAADAKTDPDFFLIARTDAIAVDGVDAAIERAIACAEAGADAIFAEAAYDLPTYKRFTDALDVPVLANITEFGQTPLFSVEELGSVGVGIVLYPLSAFRAMNKAAENVYTAVRRDGHQRNVIDTMQTREELYDRIGYHEYERRLDALFSQKG
- a CDS encoding esterase family protein; protein product: MKHTPVRATLALALLVAAGAALADGAPVAHRIVRVSLDGASDKPASGRLLIFAAPADKAKAAAKDGKVTEVDTNPFQPKAVSVAGREVSWIAPGQTVDIDADGEAFPAGFSSLPPGDYLFQAVLDVGHDYNYGGRRAGDLISEVTPVKLTAGGGIPTLKLSKGVPERDMWQTSPSTPQAVRDAIPEARKHAHLETLQSNALTAFAGRPLSVRAWVLTPPGYEAGKARYPVVYLTHGFGGGLDRFAGTIATVWDAMAKKDMPPMIWVLLDESGPTGTHEFADSVNNGPWGQALTSEFIPWLETRYRMDGKTSGRFLNGHSSGGWATLWLQTRYPAVFGGTWSTSPDPSDFHDFTGIDLYAPNANAFKHADGSAIPLVRDKGEVIATFETFARLERVLGAYGGQLASFEWVFSPRGEDGRPQPMFNRDTGAVDANVVAYWRDHYDIAQRLRTHWPELKPDLDGKIHLIVGTADTFYLDGSAKLLKETLDGLQAKSDIEFLPGRTHFDLYTEGEDRMALLKKIAWQMYDIARPGQGKK